One region of Halomicrobium sp. LC1Hm genomic DNA includes:
- a CDS encoding 4a-hydroxytetrahydrobiopterin dehydratase, whose amino-acid sequence MADLLSDDEIATQLPDDWDREGDEIVRTYEFDAYLDGVGFAAAAGGLAQEAFHHPEMTIGWREVEVRLTTHDAGGITANDIELAERFDEIHE is encoded by the coding sequence ATGGCTGACCTGCTCAGCGACGACGAGATCGCGACACAGCTACCCGACGACTGGGATCGCGAGGGCGACGAGATCGTCCGCACCTACGAGTTCGACGCCTACCTCGACGGCGTCGGCTTCGCGGCGGCTGCCGGTGGTCTCGCACAGGAGGCGTTTCACCACCCGGAGATGACGATCGGCTGGCGCGAGGTCGAGGTGCGCTTGACGACCCACGACGCGGGCGGCATCACGGCAAACGACATCGAGCTGGCCGAGCGGTTCGACGAGATCCACGAGT
- the hemA gene encoding glutamyl-tRNA reductase, with product MKAGTGVISGVSVAHEHATVEDRETAAAESQRHAVESLLTDPAVEEAFALQTCNRIEGYVVTEAGTDDALSSFTESVDDDAVVRMGHEESLRHLLRVAAGLESIVLGEDQILGQVRRAYQDARAVGGIGSVLEDGITKAIHVGERARTETAINEGSVSIASAAVGLATDECTLDGETGLVVGAGEMGTRAAKSLAPTVDRLVVANRTVPNAEYVAETVDVAATAVSLDAVESLLSEARVVVSATGSPEPQLDTETLATAGETFVVDIAQPRDVPTDADTLSNVTVCDMDTLESLTEETRDQRRTAATAVETMVDEEFDRLLNQYKRKRADQVISAMYESADHVKASELQTAFSKLDLDDDQQAVVESMADAIVSQLLAAPTQSLREAAQEDDWSTINTALQLFDPDFGPDTTAGGPPAFSEGMSVEDIPEGMREEIPASMLDQLSDD from the coding sequence GTGAAAGCAGGCACGGGCGTCATCTCTGGCGTTAGCGTCGCCCACGAGCACGCCACCGTCGAGGACCGAGAGACCGCGGCGGCGGAGAGCCAACGCCACGCGGTCGAGTCGCTCCTGACGGATCCGGCCGTCGAAGAAGCGTTCGCACTCCAGACGTGCAACCGCATCGAGGGGTACGTCGTCACCGAAGCGGGAACCGACGACGCCCTCTCGTCGTTCACCGAGTCGGTCGACGACGACGCGGTGGTCCGGATGGGCCACGAGGAGAGCCTGCGCCACCTCCTCCGCGTCGCGGCCGGCCTCGAATCGATCGTCCTCGGCGAGGACCAGATTCTCGGCCAGGTCCGGCGAGCCTACCAGGACGCCCGCGCCGTCGGCGGCATCGGATCGGTGCTCGAAGACGGTATCACGAAGGCGATCCACGTCGGCGAGCGGGCCCGGACCGAGACGGCGATCAACGAAGGCTCGGTCTCGATCGCCTCTGCGGCCGTCGGGCTCGCGACCGACGAGTGTACGCTCGACGGCGAGACCGGACTGGTCGTCGGTGCCGGCGAGATGGGGACGCGCGCGGCCAAGTCCCTCGCGCCGACGGTCGACCGGCTCGTGGTCGCCAACCGCACCGTCCCCAACGCCGAGTACGTCGCCGAGACGGTCGACGTGGCGGCGACGGCGGTGTCGCTCGACGCCGTCGAGTCGCTGCTCTCGGAGGCCCGCGTCGTCGTCAGCGCGACGGGGAGCCCGGAGCCACAGCTCGACACCGAGACGCTGGCGACCGCGGGCGAGACGTTCGTCGTCGACATCGCCCAGCCGCGCGACGTGCCCACGGACGCCGACACGCTCTCGAACGTCACCGTCTGTGACATGGACACGCTGGAGTCGCTGACCGAGGAGACGCGCGACCAGCGTCGCACGGCCGCGACCGCCGTCGAGACGATGGTCGACGAGGAGTTCGACCGACTGCTCAACCAGTACAAGCGAAAGCGAGCCGATCAGGTCATCTCGGCGATGTACGAGAGCGCCGACCACGTGAAGGCCAGCGAGCTCCAGACCGCCTTCTCGAAGCTCGATCTCGACGACGACCAGCAAGCCGTCGTCGAGTCGATGGCCGACGCGATCGTCTCCCAGCTGCTCGCGGCACCGACCCAGAGCCTGCGCGAGGCCGCCCAGGAGGACGACTGGTCGACGATCAACACCGCGCTCCAGCTGTTCGACCCCGACTTCGGGCCGGACACCACCGCCGGTGGCCCGCCGGCCTTCTCCGAGGGGATGTCCGTCGAGGACATCCCGGAAGGGATGCGCGAGGAGATCCCCGCGTCGATGCTGGACCAGCTGAGCGACGACTGA
- a CDS encoding bifunctional precorrin-2 dehydrogenase/sirohydrochlorin ferrochelatase, which yields MLPLMHDFTDETVLVFGGGPVGARKARRFDREADVIVVSPDFADSEFGDAERVRAAPDAAAAADWIERTGPALVVAATDDEALNEAIADGARDQGALVNRTDVDGDREVGSVVVPATVRDGPVTVAVATGGTSPALSKHLRERFETEFAGVGELAAVTGDLRTELKARGVPPTERRDAIRAAVRSRRVWKALDSPGSKTRQVVTDVIDEHTGDLS from the coding sequence ATGCTCCCGCTCATGCACGACTTCACCGACGAGACGGTCCTGGTCTTCGGCGGCGGCCCGGTCGGTGCGCGCAAGGCCCGGCGGTTCGACCGCGAGGCGGACGTGATCGTCGTCAGTCCCGACTTCGCCGACAGCGAGTTCGGCGACGCCGAGCGTGTCAGAGCGGCCCCCGACGCCGCGGCCGCCGCCGACTGGATCGAGCGGACCGGGCCGGCCCTCGTCGTGGCAGCGACCGACGACGAAGCGCTCAACGAGGCCATCGCCGACGGCGCACGCGATCAGGGCGCACTCGTCAACCGTACGGACGTGGACGGCGACCGTGAGGTGGGCAGCGTCGTCGTCCCCGCGACGGTCCGAGACGGGCCGGTCACCGTCGCCGTCGCGACCGGCGGGACCAGCCCCGCGCTGTCGAAACACCTGCGCGAGCGCTTCGAAACGGAGTTCGCTGGCGTCGGCGAGCTGGCCGCGGTGACCGGCGACCTTCGCACCGAGCTGAAAGCGCGCGGCGTCCCGCCGACCGAGCGCCGCGACGCGATCAGAGCCGCCGTCAGATCTCGCCGCGTTTGGAAGGCTTTAGATAGCCCGGGGAGTAAGACTAGGCAAGTAGTTACTGACGTGATCGACGAGCACACTGGTGATCTATCGTGA